The following are encoded in a window of Flavobacterium sp. WC2421 genomic DNA:
- the rsgA gene encoding ribosome small subunit-dependent GTPase A: MTGLVYKSTGSWYTVKSEQGDFIECRMKGKFRIKGIKSTNPIAVGDVVDYELEESSDTVTGTIHNIHERKNYIVRKSVNLSHQMHIIASNIDRVFLLVTVNNPPTTFNFIDRFLVTAEAYGIETILVFNKIDTLDEPTLDEQLYMQHVYQEVGYKCLRVSSTEMKGIDALKEMMIGKVSMFSGHSGVGKSTLVNAMEPSLHLKTKTISDASKQGQHTTTFAEMYDLSFGASIIDTPGIKGFGMVDMEKAEISGYFPEFFKLKDQCKFNNCLHKDEPKCAVKEALEKDEIAWSRYNSYLKILEGDDEHYRTDIYNEDRMESDESRK, from the coding sequence ATGACAGGACTCGTATATAAATCTACAGGAAGTTGGTATACTGTAAAATCAGAACAAGGTGATTTTATAGAATGCCGTATGAAAGGGAAATTTCGCATAAAAGGAATTAAAAGCACTAATCCAATTGCTGTGGGTGATGTTGTGGATTATGAACTCGAAGAATCATCGGACACAGTTACTGGAACCATTCATAATATTCATGAAAGAAAGAATTATATTGTACGTAAATCAGTCAACTTATCACATCAGATGCATATTATTGCGTCAAATATTGATCGTGTTTTTTTATTAGTTACGGTAAATAATCCTCCAACGACTTTTAATTTTATTGATCGTTTTCTAGTAACTGCAGAAGCATATGGGATTGAAACTATTTTGGTTTTTAATAAGATAGACACACTTGACGAACCAACACTTGACGAACAGTTGTATATGCAACATGTATATCAAGAAGTGGGGTATAAGTGCCTTAGGGTTTCTTCTACCGAAATGAAAGGAATCGATGCCTTGAAAGAAATGATGATTGGTAAAGTGAGTATGTTTTCAGGACATTCGGGTGTTGGGAAATCAACGTTGGTGAATGCTATGGAACCGTCTTTGCACTTAAAAACTAAAACAATTTCAGACGCCAGTAAACAAGGGCAACATACAACTACATTTGCAGAAATGTATGATTTATCTTTTGGCGCAAGCATTATAGACACTCCAGGAATTAAAGGTTTTGGAATGGTAGATATGGAAAAAGCCGAGATTAGTGGTTATTTCCCTGAATTTTTCAAATTAAAAGATCAGTGTAAATTTAATAATTGTTTGCATAAAGACGAACCAAAATGTGCTGTAAAAGAAGCCTTAGAAAAAGATGAAATTGCATGGTCGAGATACAATAGTTACCTTAAAATTTTAGAAGGTGATGACGAGCATTATCGTACCGATATTTATAATGAAGATAGAATGGAAAGCGATGAATCTAGGAAATAA
- a CDS encoding pyridoxal phosphate-dependent aminotransferase, with amino-acid sequence MITTAKRLDIIEEYYFSSKLREVRQLASEGNPIINMGIGSPDLQPSQEVIDAVVLAVKEENAHGYQSYQGLPELRNGMVDFYKNNYNVDLNPNTEVLPLMGSKEGIMHISLAFLNEGDQVLIPNPGYPTYTSVTNLVGAVPVYYDLKESTNWEPDFDALEKLDLSKVKIMWIGYPHMPTGARGSLELFEKLVAFAKKHTILLINDNPYSFVLNDKPMSLLQVEGAKDVALELNSLSKTFNMAGWRVGMVLGNAACIDAVLKVKSNMDSGMFFGIQKGAIAALKSDKAWFDSMNEIYKKRRVLTEQLAEKLNCKVYKEGVGLFVWAKLPEGITSAEKFIDQILHEKHLFIAPGTIFGSNGEGYIRFALCVGEEKVQEAIDRFN; translated from the coding sequence ATGATTACAACAGCAAAAAGATTAGATATCATTGAAGAATACTATTTCTCCTCTAAATTGAGAGAAGTAAGACAATTGGCATCCGAAGGGAATCCAATAATAAATATGGGAATTGGAAGTCCGGATTTGCAACCTTCACAAGAAGTTATTGATGCAGTGGTTCTTGCCGTGAAAGAGGAAAATGCTCATGGTTATCAAAGTTATCAAGGATTACCGGAATTGAGAAATGGAATGGTTGATTTTTATAAAAACAACTATAATGTGGATTTGAATCCCAATACTGAAGTTTTGCCTTTGATGGGTTCTAAGGAAGGTATTATGCATATTTCATTGGCTTTCTTAAATGAAGGAGATCAAGTATTAATACCAAATCCAGGATATCCTACTTATACTTCAGTAACTAATTTAGTGGGTGCTGTTCCCGTTTATTATGATTTAAAAGAAAGTACAAATTGGGAACCTGATTTTGACGCTTTAGAAAAATTGGATTTATCTAAAGTTAAAATTATGTGGATTGGTTATCCACATATGCCAACAGGAGCGAGAGGAAGTTTGGAGTTATTTGAAAAGTTAGTGGCTTTCGCCAAAAAACATACTATTTTATTAATCAATGATAATCCATATAGTTTTGTTTTGAATGATAAGCCAATGAGTTTGTTACAAGTGGAAGGCGCGAAGGACGTAGCATTAGAGCTAAATTCTTTAAGTAAAACGTTCAATATGGCAGGATGGAGAGTAGGAATGGTTCTGGGGAATGCAGCTTGTATTGATGCTGTTTTGAAAGTAAAAAGCAACATGGACAGCGGTATGTTTTTTGGAATTCAAAAAGGGGCTATAGCTGCTTTAAAAAGTGATAAAGCGTGGTTTGATTCGATGAATGAAATTTACAAGAAACGTCGTGTTTTGACAGAACAATTAGCGGAGAAATTAAACTGTAAAGTATATAAGGAAGGTGTTGGATTGTTTGTTTGGGCCAAATTGCCAGAAGGAATAACTTCAGCTGAAAAATTTATAGACCAAATCTTACATGAGAAACATCTCTTTATAGCACCAGGAACAATTTTTGGAAGTAACGGAGAAGGATATATTCGTTTTGCATTATGTGTAGGGGAAGAAAAAGTACAGGAAGCAATTGATAGATTTAATTAA
- a CDS encoding chorismate mutase, producing the protein MENKKEMRNWLNEFNLTHPFVIAGPCSAETEDQVLKIAHELKDSDVSVFRAGIWKPRTRPGGFEGVGEIGLKWLQKAKAETGLLMGTEVATAAHCKLALEHDIDVLWVGARTTANPFAVQEIADTLKGTDKIVLIKNPVNPDMALWLGGVERLYAAGIKNLGVIHRGFSTYEKTKYRNIPEWQIAIELQNKFPDLPLIIDPSHITGNRDMILEVTQEALDLNYDGMIIETHIDPDNAWSDAAQQVTPDALKQIFKDLRVRKVSGDTDEYANKMTKLRANIDVLDANLLELLGKRMKVADEIGQVKKDSNVAVLQNTRWNEILGKMILEGEKKGLSEEFILRMFKAIHQESIGHQDKILNA; encoded by the coding sequence ATGGAAAACAAGAAAGAAATGAGAAATTGGTTGAATGAATTTAATTTAACTCATCCATTTGTAATTGCAGGACCTTGTAGTGCTGAAACTGAAGATCAAGTATTAAAAATTGCTCATGAATTGAAAGATTCAGATGTAAGTGTTTTTAGAGCAGGTATATGGAAACCAAGAACACGTCCAGGAGGATTTGAAGGTGTGGGAGAAATTGGTTTGAAATGGTTGCAAAAAGCAAAAGCAGAGACAGGTTTATTGATGGGAACTGAAGTAGCAACAGCGGCACACTGTAAATTAGCTTTGGAGCATGATATTGATGTTTTGTGGGTAGGTGCTCGTACAACTGCAAACCCGTTTGCAGTTCAAGAAATTGCTGATACATTGAAAGGAACGGATAAAATTGTATTGATCAAAAACCCAGTGAATCCAGATATGGCTTTGTGGTTAGGTGGTGTAGAGCGTTTATATGCTGCTGGAATTAAAAATCTTGGAGTAATTCACAGAGGATTTTCTACTTACGAAAAAACAAAATACAGAAACATTCCAGAATGGCAAATTGCTATTGAATTGCAAAATAAATTCCCTGATTTACCATTAATCATTGATCCATCTCATATCACTGGTAACCGAGATATGATTCTTGAAGTAACTCAAGAAGCATTGGATTTAAATTATGACGGTATGATCATTGAAACTCATATTGATCCAGACAATGCTTGGAGTGATGCTGCACAACAAGTAACGCCAGACGCTTTGAAACAAATTTTCAAAGATTTGAGAGTAAGAAAAGTAAGTGGAGACACGGATGAGTATGCTAATAAAATGACAAAATTAAGAGCAAACATTGATGTTCTTGATGCTAATTTATTAGAGTTATTAGGAAAAAGAATGAAAGTGGCTGACGAAATTGGTCAAGTGAAAAAAGACTCAAATGTGGCTGTTTTACAAAACACACGTTGGAACGAAATTCTTGGAAAAATGATTCTTGAAGGGGAGAAAAAAGGCCTTTCAGAAGAATTTATTCTTAGAATGTTCAAAGCAATTCACCAAGAAAGTATTGGTCATCAAGACAAAATATTGAATGCATAA
- a CDS encoding prephenate dehydratase, with translation MGTKIAIQGILGSFHHQVAQEYFEQNIAVDECLSFEELVDSLLSGKSEQAVMAIENSIAGPIIPNYALIDKNNLHIIGEHYLSIHQNLMALKGQKLEDIVEVHSHPMALLQCMDFLKKYPNIKLVEDKDTAETARRIQEKQLKGIAAIASKTASIMYDLEILAPEIQTIKNNMTRFVIIKKENAFVAKEDINRASLKFELDHKRGSLAAVLNVMSDCKMNLTKIQSLPKIETPWKYSFFVDVTFEKYADYEKAKSLLEIMAEYFKVLGEYKNTKP, from the coding sequence ATGGGAACAAAAATTGCAATTCAAGGGATACTAGGTTCTTTTCACCATCAAGTGGCACAAGAATATTTTGAGCAAAATATAGCAGTAGACGAGTGTCTGTCATTTGAAGAATTAGTGGACAGCCTATTGTCAGGAAAATCGGAACAGGCAGTTATGGCCATTGAAAATTCAATCGCGGGGCCTATTATTCCTAATTATGCGTTGATTGATAAGAATAATTTGCACATCATTGGAGAACATTATTTAAGTATTCATCAAAATTTGATGGCGCTTAAGGGACAAAAATTGGAAGATATTGTTGAAGTACATTCTCATCCAATGGCATTATTACAGTGTATGGATTTTTTAAAAAAATATCCTAATATAAAATTAGTTGAAGATAAAGATACAGCCGAAACAGCTCGTAGAATTCAGGAGAAACAATTAAAAGGAATCGCTGCAATTGCCAGTAAAACGGCTTCGATTATGTATGATTTAGAAATTCTGGCACCAGAAATTCAAACGATTAAAAATAACATGACTCGTTTTGTTATAATTAAAAAAGAGAATGCATTTGTAGCAAAGGAAGATATTAACAGAGCGTCTTTGAAATTTGAATTGGATCATAAAAGAGGGAGTTTAGCAGCTGTACTTAATGTAATGAGTGATTGCAAAATGAATTTGACCAAAATTCAATCCTTGCCAAAAATTGAAACTCCTTGGAAATATTCCTTTTTTGTGGATGTAACTTTTGAAAAATATGCAGATTACGAAAAAGCAAAATCGTTATTAGAAATAATGGCAGAGTATTTTAAAGTTTTGGGCGAATATAAAAATACAAAGCCATAA
- a CDS encoding prephenate dehydrogenase codes for MKVYIIGIGLIGGSMALDIKTIDPSATIYGIDHNESHVKQALDLGVIDEAAQLEDLSNADFVIVSVPVDVALTLLPKVLDAVGENSIVFEVGSTKAPICEAIANHSRRRNFIATHPIAGTEFSGPSAAIHDLFNGKTNIICEVERTAFKLQEKALALFKAMGMRIRYMDPKSHDKHIAYVSHLSHISAFMLGKTVINKEKDEQDIFDMAGSGFESTVRLAKSSPAMWTPIFKQNKLEVVEALEGYIANLTQFKDLLVKDEYNAIFDEMESVNKIKEILNGMNVKK; via the coding sequence ATGAAAGTTTATATAATAGGAATAGGATTAATAGGAGGATCGATGGCGTTAGACATTAAAACCATAGATCCATCAGCCACTATTTATGGTATCGATCATAACGAAAGTCATGTGAAACAAGCATTGGATTTAGGGGTTATTGATGAAGCCGCTCAATTGGAAGATCTATCGAATGCTGATTTTGTAATTGTATCGGTTCCAGTAGATGTTGCCTTAACGCTATTGCCTAAGGTATTGGATGCTGTAGGTGAGAATTCTATTGTTTTTGAAGTGGGTTCTACCAAAGCGCCAATTTGTGAAGCAATTGCTAACCATTCAAGAAGAAGAAATTTTATTGCAACTCATCCTATTGCAGGAACCGAGTTTTCAGGGCCATCGGCAGCAATACATGATTTGTTCAATGGGAAGACTAATATAATTTGTGAAGTAGAACGTACTGCTTTTAAATTGCAGGAGAAAGCATTAGCCCTTTTTAAAGCAATGGGAATGAGAATACGTTATATGGATCCAAAATCACATGACAAACATATTGCTTATGTGTCGCATTTGTCTCACATTAGTGCTTTTATGCTTGGAAAAACAGTAATAAACAAAGAAAAAGACGAGCAGGATATATTTGATATGGCGGGTTCTGGTTTTGAAAGTACAGTGCGTTTGGCAAAAAGTTCGCCTGCTATGTGGACCCCAATTTTCAAACAAAATAAGTTGGAAGTGGTGGAAGCTTTAGAAGGATATATAGCCAACTTGACTCAATTTAAAGATTTATTGGTAAAGGATGAATACAATGCCATTTTTGATGAAATGGAAAGTGTAAATAAAATAAAAGAAATATTGAATGGAATGAATGTAAAAAAATAA
- the dtd gene encoding D-aminoacyl-tRNA deacylase, whose amino-acid sequence MKVVLQRVSSASVTVDHKVIADIQKGLLILVGIEDADVQEDLTWLVGKIAKIRIFDDENHVMNHSIQDIKGEVIVVSQFTLHAATKKGNRPSYIKAAKPEVAIPLYESFIEKLELELGKKIQTGIFGADMKVSLLNDGPVTIIIDSKNRE is encoded by the coding sequence TTGAAAGTAGTCCTTCAAAGAGTTTCTTCCGCCTCTGTTACAGTAGATCATAAAGTAATAGCCGATATCCAAAAAGGGCTGTTGATTTTGGTAGGTATTGAGGATGCCGATGTGCAAGAGGATTTAACTTGGTTAGTAGGTAAGATTGCAAAAATCAGAATTTTTGATGATGAAAACCACGTCATGAATCACTCGATTCAAGATATTAAAGGCGAAGTAATTGTCGTGAGTCAATTTACACTGCATGCCGCAACTAAAAAAGGCAATCGCCCTTCTTATATTAAAGCAGCAAAACCAGAAGTTGCTATTCCGCTATATGAAAGCTTTATTGAAAAATTAGAGTTGGAGCTAGGAAAGAAAATCCAAACCGGAATCTTTGGTGCCGACATGAAAGTGAGTCTTTTAAATGACGGACCAGTTACCATAATCATAGATAGTAAAAATAGAGAGTAG